The Bacillota bacterium DNA window CTCCCCCAAGTCTACTATACAATACTAATCTTGTACGTGTCCAACTCGGTTTTGCGAAAATATTTTTTTGCTACTCTCTATAACTCTTGTTTTCTCTTTCTTTTAAATTCGTGCTTCATCTCTGTCCATAAGGCAAAAATCTGTTTTGTTGATTTGTTGGAAATATTATGGTAGAATTACTCTGACAGATTGTTCAAATACCAAGAGGTGTTTTATTTTTCTGTTATTAAGGAGCGTTGACTTATGGAAAGACTGCCGGTAATAATGGTCTATGATAATCTGGATAAAGAGGTTATTGAGCGCCTTTTTAAAAGCAACCCTATTCCTGAAGGATTTTACATCAGGAATTACAGAAGAGGGGAAGAGAACCTGTGGGCGGAAATTGAAACTGCTGCAGGGGAATTTGAAACGGAAGAGAAGGCCCTTGAACATTTTCAAAAGGAATTTGGACCATACTTGAATGAAATGGAAAAACGGTGCTTTTTCATTGTACATAAAGAAAGTGGCAGGGCTGTTGGTACTACCACCGCCTGGTATAATGACAACTTTAAAAGAGAAAGATATGGCCGTATCCATTGGGTAGGAGTGCACCCGGATTTCCAAGGAAAAAAGCTGGCAAAGCCCTTGTTGGCAGCTGCAATGATGTACCTTGCAGAACATCATTGCAAGGCATATCTTACATCCCAGACTACAAGTTATAAAGCTATAAACATGTATTTAGACTTTGGTTTTAAGCCTGAAATAATGAGTGATGAATGTAAAAGGGCATGGAATCTTCTTGAGAAGATTCTGGGTCGTACGATATGATCTCTTGTCGGTAGCAACGGATTGTGATAAAATTCTGAAGGTATAATACCATTTTATGGATGGAGGTAGAATTATGGCAG harbors:
- a CDS encoding GNAT family N-acetyltransferase, which produces MERLPVIMVYDNLDKEVIERLFKSNPIPEGFYIRNYRRGEENLWAEIETAAGEFETEEKALEHFQKEFGPYLNEMEKRCFFIVHKESGRAVGTTTAWYNDNFKRERYGRIHWVGVHPDFQGKKLAKPLLAAAMMYLAEHHCKAYLTSQTTSYKAINMYLDFGFKPEIMSDECKRAWNLLEKILGRTI